In Cryptomeria japonica chromosome 5, Sugi_1.0, whole genome shotgun sequence, the genomic window CTGCTTCCTCCAAGTTTGATATGGTTGAGGATGGAAAATTGCTGGCTTGCTACTGGGATTAATAGAGCAGAGGAGAAGCTACATCAATCCAGATTTGTGGGTACCATTGGGTAATTAAAGACTATGCAACTAAAAGGCTGTGATGGTGTAGACAGCCTTTTTATGTCGTCCCTATTTTCACTTCCTAACATTCAACTGCAGCACTTGGAATTACTTGGAATTGATGTGTGGAAGCTCAAATGACCTCCCTGATGCCATTGGTAACCTGTCACAGCTGCAGCACTTAGACTTGAGAAAGTGTGGAAGCTTAAATAGACTCCCTGATACCATTGGCAACCTATCAAAACTGAAGCATTTGACCATTACAGAGTGTGTAAACTTAAATAACCTCCCTGATACTATTGGCAATCTATTGCAACTGCATCACTTGAATTTCACACACTCTGTGAGTTTAAATAGCCTACCTGATACCATTGGCAACTTGTCACAGCTGCAACACTTGATATGGTGTGGAAGCTTAAATAACCTCCCTAATACAATTGGTAACCTGTCACAGCAGCACTTAGAATTGACAAATTGTGGAAGCTTAAATAGCCTCCCTGACACCATTGGCAACTTGTCTCAGCTGCATAGTTTGAGGTTGGGAGGGTGTAAAAGCTTGAATAACCTCCCTGATACCATTGGCAACCTATCAGAGCTGCAGCTCTTAAACTTGTATGACTGTGAAAGCTTAAATAACCTCCCTGATACCATTGGTAACCTGTCACAGCTGTCAAACTTGAACTTGTCATGGTGTGAAAACTTCAATAGCCTCCCTAATACAATTGGTAACCTCCCACAATTGCAGTTCTTGGACTTGGGAGGGTGTAAAAGCTTAAATAACCTCCCTGATACCATTGGTAACCTGTTCCAGCTGCAGGACTTGGACTTGAAAGCATGTGTAAACTTAAATAACCTCCCTGATACTATTGGCACTCTGTCACAGCTGCAGTACTTGAGATTGGGACGTTGTGTTAGCTTAACTAGCCTCCCTGATAGTATTGGCAATCTGTCACAGCTGCAGTAATTGGAATTGGGAAATTGTCATAGCTTAAAGAACCTTCCTGAGACTATTGGCAACCTGTCACAGCTGCAATACTTGAAGTTGGGATGTTGTGTTAGCTTAAATAACCTCCCTGAAACCATTGGCAACCTGTCACAACTGTATTTCTTGGACTTGACATTATGTAGAAGCTTTAAAAACCTCCCTGTTACCATTTTCAACCTGTCACAATTTCAGTTCTTTAGCTGTATGGGGTGTGAATTTGACTTGGAAGGGTATGTAACTTAAATTTTGTTTCTCTCAAAACAATTTCCGGAACGACTGGTAGAGTATATAGAGAGAGCCAGTGCTTCTATAGATCAATAATAAAAACCCAACAAAATATCTGCATCATTCTGCATCGTCAGATAAACATTGTATCATTTTTTCAATTCTTATTATAGATATCACTTTTGCAGCACAGATTCATCTAGACAAAGAATTAAAAATGTCAGATCTCActtttgtatatatttttatttatttgtctcTTTGTATACAGAATTGCATCAAATATGCAGGTATTATAAAAGTATTCTTTCCCTTATGGGAAATGGCAATCGCTTGTTTAATGCAGGCCACAAATACATTAAAATTGAAGTCATCATATACTAAAAGCATTGGTGTATTGGTACAAAATGGTTTCGATTAAATTAAAgtgtatttttttttatgttagttATTTATTGATAAATATTATTACTTACAATAGTATTATTCTATAAAATTATTAGGCTTTGTATTCAATAATTATTATGTATGA contains:
- the LOC131062974 gene encoding disease resistance protein TAO1 gives rise to the protein MCGSSNDLPDAIGNLSQLQHLDLRKCGSLNRLPDTIGNLSKLKHLTITECVNLNNLPDTIGNLLQLHHLNFTHSVSLNSLPDTIGNLSQLQHLIWCGSLNNLPNTIGNLSQQHLELTNCGSLNSLPDTIGNLSQLHSLRLGGCKSLNNLPDTIGNLSELQLLNLYDCESLNNLPDTIGNLSQLSNLNLSWCENFNSLPNTIGNLPQLQFLDLGGCKSLNNLPDTIGNLFQLQDLDLKACVNLNNLPDTIGTLSQLQYLRLGRCVSLTSLPDSIGNLSQLQ